DNA sequence from the Streptomyces sp. MST-110588 genome:
CACATGCTCGATCCACGCGCCGTCGACCTCGGCGTCGAAGTCCCCCTCGGTCTGGCCCCGCGCGATCAGAGCGGCCACCGCCTCCGCCGCCGGGTCCGGCTCCCCGCGCCCGGCCAGTGCCTGGCTGATCCGCGGATCGCCGTACAGGAAGAGCACCTGGTCCCCGACGTCCAGCATGGCCGCCACCAGCCGGCGCATCGACTCCCGTGCCGGCCCCTGGTCGATCCGCGCCTTGCGCAGCGCCTCGTCCAGCAGCCGCAAGGAGTCCTCGACGACCGCCGCCACCAGCGCCTCCCGGTCCGGGAAGTACCGCTGCAAGGTGCTGCGCCCGACGTCCGCCGCCGCCGCGATGTCCGCCAGCCTGGCGTTGCGGTCACGGGACAGCGTCCCTGCCGCGGCACTCAAAATGGCCCGCCGCGTACGGCCACGGGCCCCTGACTCCGAACCGGTGGAGCTGCTCACGTCAGCGAGAGTACCACCGTGAAGCCCGTAACGGGCCTTGGAAAATCCTTTATGGGTCGCCGATGGCCCATAAAGGGGCTTGTCGGTGGCGTGAGTGCCCACGTTGCGTGAGGGTGAGGAGCGGCATGGCGGGTGAGCGCACCGCATAGCGGACAGCCGGGCAGCTCCCGCGGCAAGGGTGTCCGCCACCCGGGACGGGACGGCCGCTCGTACGTCAGTTTCGTTACCCGCCGGTGGAGTTGGCCGAGTTTGCCGGTCGCGGAGGTCAGCCGGGACTCCTAGGGTGAGGCAGCAGCAACGGCGCCGTGCCCATCCGACCACGGGAGCACCCATGAGCGTCACAGCACAGGGCACCTACCTCATCAAGAACGAGCAGAGCGGGTTGTACCTGACCGTCAAAGGGTTCGACAAGAACGTTCCGGCGGACATCGTGCAGGAGAGGCTGCACGACTGGCCGGAGCGGGCGAGCCAGGCGTGGCGTCTGCTGCCGGGGCAGGCCGGCAAGGACAGCTACCGGCTGCAGAACCAGCACAGCGGGCGCTATCTGCAGATCCGTCATGCCAGCAAGGAGAGCGGCGCGCACGCGGAGCAGGCGCACCTGGAGGAGAACAAACCGGCGTTCCAGAGCCAGACCTGGCAGCTCAGCGGCAACGGCGACGAGGTCTACCTCATCACCAACGTCCACAGCGGCCTCAAGCTCAACGTACGGGGCAACCTCAACACCGAGGGCACCCCCATCGACCAGTGGCAGGAGCACGCGGCCGGACAGTTCCGCGGCTACCAGCTATGGCGCCTGGAGGCCGTCGAGCCCCGGGGCGAGGCCAAGGCACTGGACGCGCTGACCGGTGCCGTGGTCGAGCCGACCGGCGGCATCATCTCCGCCATCACCACCGGCTTCAAGGCGACCCTGGAAGCCACCGGCGGGGTCTTCGGCACGGTCTCGCGGTGGGTCCCGGGCATCGACCGTACGCCCTACGTCCGGTTCTCCGGGTTCCGCGCGGATGAATTCATCCGCTTCTCGCAGCGCAACCGGGTCGAGGTCGGTCCGAAGAAGATCAGCGAGCAGTTCCGTCATCTGCCCAAGGAGTTCCGCGACGGCTTCGACGTCGTCATCGCCGCTCCCAAGCGCAGCGGCTACGACTACATCGGTGTCGCACAGGAGCTGTACGTCGAGTTCTCCGACCGGCGCAGCAGCGCTCCGCTGCCGTGGGACCGCCTCTTCCCCGCCGAGATCGCGGGCGGCCGGGGCATCTCCGAGGTGAAGGCCGTGGCGACCGCCTCCCCGGACGGGTCACGTCACCTGGCCTTCACCACCGCCGGAATCGAGGTCATCGAGGGGCACCTGCCCATCGACCCGAACCGCCGGCCGGTCGTGGAACCGGTCACCCTGGATTTCCTTCCCGAGGAATTCAAGCAGCCGGACGCGGTCTCCTCCGCCGTGCTCGGCGAGGAGACGCACTTCTTCGCCACCAAGGGCGACCAGTTCACCGTCTTCACCTGGGAGAAGGTCGTCCAGGGGCCGACGAAGGTGGTCGCGGCGTACCCGTTCCTGCTGGGGCTGTGGATGTAGGACGGTACGGGAGTACGGGAGTACGGAGAGGGCCCGGTTCTCCGGGCGCCATCCTGTCCGCCGCCCACGAGGAGTGATCCGGCGGGCGGCGGACAAGGTCCGGGCCAGGCTCAAGGCGGCCTCGGCCCGGGTGCCGGCGCACGGCACCTCGGACCAGGTGTCAGCGCAGGCGCCGCAGTACGTCCCCGATGACGGCGACGCCTTCGTCGATGCCGCTTCGCGCGTTCGCGGCGTACCCCAGGACCAGACCCGGGCGGTACGGCCGCCGGCAGTGCCACGACAGCGGCTGCGCCTTGACCCCGCGCTCCAGCGCCGCGGCGGCGACGCAGGTGTCGGCGAAGTCCCCGTCGAAGGTGACCGTCAGATGCAGACCCGCCGCGGCGCCGTGCACCACCGCGCCCGGCAGATGCGCGGCGATCGCCTCGATCATGGCGTCCCGGCGACGGCGGTGCCGCGTACGCAGGTACCGCAACTGACGCTCCAGTTCGCCCGATTCCATCAGGTGGGCCAGCACGAGCTGCGGCAGCGCGGCGTTGCCGAGATCCGCGAACCGCTTGGCGTCCACCAAGGCGTCCCGGTACCTCGGCGGCACGATCGCCCAGCCCACGCGCAGAGCGGGAGCGAGGGTTTTGGACACGCTGCCGGCGTAACAGACCTGCTCGGGGAGCATCGCCCGCAGCGCGGGAACGGGCGGCCGGTCGTAACGGTGCTCGGCGTCGTAGTCGTCCTCGATGATCAGCCCGCCGTCACCGGCCCACCGCATCAGCTCACGACGCCTGCCACCGCCGAGCACCACCCCCGTCGGGAACTGGTGCGCCGGCGTCAGCAGTACCGCCGGGGCGCCCTGTGCGCGCAGCTCGTCCACGCGGATGCCCTCGGCGTCGACCGCGATCGGCGGGGTGTCCAACCGCCGGTTCTGTATGTGCTGCCGGGCCCCGAGCGACCCGGGGTCCTCCACCGCCACCTCACGCACACCGTCCCGGCGCAGGATGTCCGCGAGCAGCCCGAGCGCCTGGGCCACGCCGGCGACGACGACCACCTCGCCCGGGTCGACCCTGATACCGCGGTTACGGGCCAGCCAGTGGGCGACGGCCACCCGCAGGGCCGGCGTCCCGCGGGGATCCCCGTACCCGAAGGCGGACGCCGGGAGGTCCCTGAGCACGGACCGCTCGGCGCGCAGCCACGCCGCACGCGGGAAGGCCGCCAGGTCGGGCACGCCGGGCGTCAGATCGATACGGGCCGGGGCGGCCCGCAACGCGTCGAAGACATCGGTACCGGGTGTGGCGGTGAACAGCGTACGGGCCGAGGGCGGGCCGGCCGCCCGTGCCGGCGGCGCTCCGGCAGGGGAGCCGTCGGCCGTGGCCGCCGCCATGTCCGGTGCCGTGGCCCCTGCCGTGTCCGCCGCGGACGCCGTGCCCGTCGCCGCCATCACGGGCGTGGCGAGCACCACCGTGCCATTGCGTCCGCGGCCCGCCACATGCCCGTCCTCGGTCAGCCGCTGGTACGCCTCGGTGACCACGCCACGGGAGACGCGCAGTTCGGCGGCGAGCACCCGGGTGGCGGGCAGTCTGCTCCCCACCGGCAGACGGCCGTCCGCCATCGCGAGCCGCAGCTCCCCGGCGAGCCAGTCGGACAGCCCGC
Encoded proteins:
- a CDS encoding RICIN domain-containing protein, with the protein product MSVTAQGTYLIKNEQSGLYLTVKGFDKNVPADIVQERLHDWPERASQAWRLLPGQAGKDSYRLQNQHSGRYLQIRHASKESGAHAEQAHLEENKPAFQSQTWQLSGNGDEVYLITNVHSGLKLNVRGNLNTEGTPIDQWQEHAAGQFRGYQLWRLEAVEPRGEAKALDALTGAVVEPTGGIISAITTGFKATLEATGGVFGTVSRWVPGIDRTPYVRFSGFRADEFIRFSQRNRVEVGPKKISEQFRHLPKEFRDGFDVVIAAPKRSGYDYIGVAQELYVEFSDRRSSAPLPWDRLFPAEIAGGRGISEVKAVATASPDGSRHLAFTTAGIEVIEGHLPIDPNRRPVVEPVTLDFLPEEFKQPDAVSSAVLGEETHFFATKGDQFTVFTWEKVVQGPTKVVAAYPFLLGLWM
- a CDS encoding PLP-dependent aminotransferase family protein, with amino-acid sequence MNRSKGACTDRSITSGADFLQLRIADAPAGGLSDWLAGELRLAMADGRLPVGSRLPATRVLAAELRVSRGVVTEAYQRLTEDGHVAGRGRNGTVVLATPVMAATGTASAADTAGATAPDMAAATADGSPAGAPPARAAGPPSARTLFTATPGTDVFDALRAAPARIDLTPGVPDLAAFPRAAWLRAERSVLRDLPASAFGYGDPRGTPALRVAVAHWLARNRGIRVDPGEVVVVAGVAQALGLLADILRRDGVREVAVEDPGSLGARQHIQNRRLDTPPIAVDAEGIRVDELRAQGAPAVLLTPAHQFPTGVVLGGGRRRELMRWAGDGGLIIEDDYDAEHRYDRPPVPALRAMLPEQVCYAGSVSKTLAPALRVGWAIVPPRYRDALVDAKRFADLGNAALPQLVLAHLMESGELERQLRYLRTRHRRRRDAMIEAIAAHLPGAVVHGAAAGLHLTVTFDGDFADTCVAAAALERGVKAQPLSWHCRRPYRPGLVLGYAANARSGIDEGVAVIGDVLRRLR
- a CDS encoding TetR/AcrR family transcriptional regulator, yielding MSSSTGSESGARGRTRRAILSAAAGTLSRDRNARLADIAAAADVGRSTLQRYFPDREALVAAVVEDSLRLLDEALRKARIDQGPARESMRRLVAAMLDVGDQVLFLYGDPRISQALAGRGEPDPAAEAVAALIARGQTEGDFDAEVDGAWIEHVLWAHVCAGCQAVSTGTLPHHGAFTSVIRTLEHGIRP